The Gammaproteobacteria bacterium region TATGAGTCAAACCAGTATTTCGTCGGCGCTATGCGGAACCATTGTTGGCAACTATGGGTAGTTTTGATGATCGGCACGGTCATGGCGGCACGCTTGCCCGAAATTACCATTGATACACCGACATTGGCTCGCATAAAAGTCATGTATGGCTCGCAAGGGACAGAGAGAATCCGACAATGGTTGGCGCTGATCGAGCGATTGCGGCACGAAGCGCTTCCCAATAAACTCAGAATCACCAACGCTTTTTTCAACCAACTTACGTTTCGGCCAGACGTAGCGGTTTGGGGGGTAGAAGATTATTGGGCGACGCCGATTGAAATGCTTGGCGTCGGCGCGGGTGACTGTGAAGATTTTTCGGTGGCCAAATTTTTCACTTTATGGGCGGCTGGCGTCCCCGAGTCGCAGCTTCGTCTGACGTATGTGACCGCAACGACGCTGAACCAGGCACATATGGTGCTGACATGGTATCCCGACCAACCATCAGAACCTTTGGTGCTGGATAATTTGGTCGATGAAGTTTTACCAGCTAGCCAACGCAGCGA contains the following coding sequences:
- a CDS encoding sulfate adenylyltransferase produces the protein MAARLPEITIDTPTLARIKVMYGSQGTERIRQWLALIERLRHEALPNKLRITNAFFNQLTFRPDVAVWGVEDYWATPIEMLGVGAGDCEDFSVAKFFTLWAAGVPESQLRLTYVTATTLNQAHMVLTWYPDQPSEPLVLDNLVDEVLPASQRSDLIPVYSFNASKLWLARERFRGQELGAADRIEVWQRFLDRLNAQLSGKFAGTNDAPRTKQ